Proteins from one Aureimonas sp. SA4125 genomic window:
- the pip gene encoding prolyl aminopeptidase, producing the protein MSDLRQLYPEIEPYDRGMLDVGDGHTLYWERVGTPGAKPAVFLHGGPGGGCSPSHRRLFDPRRYDVLLFDQRGCGRSLPHASLEANTTWHLVADIERLREMAGIPSWLVFGGSWGSTLALAYAETHPGRASEIILRGIFTLRRSELEWYYQYGASLLFPEKWERFQAPIPEAERGDMIAAYRRRLVGEDRAAQIEAARAWSLWEGETLTLLPDPATSAPFGDEDFAIAFARIENHYFVHAGWMEEGQLIRDAERLRPIPGVIIQGRYDMATPPVTAWDLHQAWPEAEFHLVEAAGHVYSEPGILDRLIAATDGFADRC; encoded by the coding sequence ATGAGCGACCTTCGCCAGCTCTATCCCGAGATCGAGCCCTATGATCGCGGCATGCTCGATGTCGGCGACGGCCATACCCTCTACTGGGAGCGCGTCGGCACGCCGGGCGCCAAGCCCGCCGTCTTCCTGCACGGCGGCCCCGGCGGGGGCTGCAGCCCGAGCCATCGCCGGCTGTTCGACCCCCGGCGCTACGACGTGCTGCTGTTCGACCAGCGCGGCTGCGGACGCTCCCTGCCGCATGCGAGCCTCGAGGCGAACACCACCTGGCATCTCGTCGCCGACATCGAGCGGCTGCGCGAGATGGCCGGCATTCCGTCCTGGCTCGTCTTCGGCGGCTCCTGGGGCTCGACGCTGGCACTCGCCTATGCCGAGACGCATCCAGGCCGCGCCAGCGAGATCATCCTGCGCGGCATCTTCACGCTGCGCCGCTCCGAGCTCGAATGGTACTACCAGTACGGGGCCTCGCTGCTCTTCCCCGAGAAGTGGGAGCGGTTCCAGGCGCCGATTCCCGAGGCCGAGCGCGGCGACATGATCGCCGCCTATCGACGCCGCCTTGTCGGCGAGGACCGCGCGGCGCAGATCGAGGCGGCGCGCGCCTGGAGCCTCTGGGAAGGCGAGACGCTGACGCTCTTGCCCGATCCCGCGACCAGCGCTCCCTTCGGCGACGAGGATTTCGCCATCGCCTTCGCCCGCATCGAGAACCACTATTTCGTCCATGCCGGCTGGATGGAGGAGGGGCAGCTGATCCGCGACGCGGAGAGGTTGAGACCCATCCCCGGCGTGATCATCCAGGGCCGCTACGACATGGCGACACCGCCCGTCACTGCCTGGGACCTGCACCAGGCCTGGCCGGAAGCCGAGTTCCATCTCGTCGAGGCGGCCGGCCATGTCTATTCCGAGCCGGGCATCCTCGACCGGCTGATCGCCGCCACCGACGGTTTCGCCGACCGGTGCTGA
- a CDS encoding helix-turn-helix domain-containing protein gives MSDTHIDVRPIAPLRPCGASDHDDCGLRLVLDRLGERWTVTALAELSPGPRRYSELERALEGISQRMMTLTLRRLERDGHVLRRVEASVPPSVTYELTDLGRAFAGQVASLLAWSGQHRAQIAAAQARFDGRSAGQAAARL, from the coding sequence TTGTCCGATACGCACATCGATGTTCGCCCGATCGCACCGCTGCGCCCTTGCGGCGCCTCCGATCACGATGACTGCGGGCTTCGCCTCGTCCTCGACCGTCTGGGCGAGCGGTGGACGGTCACGGCGCTGGCGGAGCTCTCTCCAGGTCCCCGCCGCTACAGCGAACTCGAGCGTGCCCTGGAGGGCATTTCGCAGCGGATGATGACTCTGACCCTGCGCCGCCTGGAGCGCGACGGCCATGTCCTGCGCCGTGTCGAGGCGAGCGTCCCACCCAGCGTGACCTACGAACTGACCGACCTCGGCCGTGCCTTCGCCGGCCAGGTCGCGTCCCTGTTGGCCTGGAGCGGGCAGCACCGGGCGCAGATCGCGGCGGCGCAGGCGCGTTTCGACGGGCGATCCGCCGGCCAGGCCGCTGCCCGCCTCTGA
- a CDS encoding ABC transporter substrate-binding protein: MRAILTAMVAAAVLWSGAVSAAETVRVGVLKFGTVNWELDAMKRNGIDAKHGVDVEIIPFAGEDATGIALQGGSVDMIVTDWLWVSRQRAEGGPYVFAPYSTSVGALMVPGDSPIRTLADLKGKTLGVAGGPLDKNWLLIQALATRDTGTDLAGDARIIYGAPPLLAEKARSGELDAVLIFWNYAARLEAEGFRRLVSGEEAAAAFGASGKVATIGYVFDEGWATAHPGVASGFLAASKETKQLLKTSDAEWQALAPLVQAEDDATLATMRERYREGIPARPVAEEEKDTAKLYQVLEGLAGEKLVGPGKVLDPGTYWSGLKNGS; encoded by the coding sequence ATGAGAGCGATTTTAACGGCGATGGTTGCCGCCGCGGTGCTGTGGAGCGGAGCGGTATCTGCCGCCGAGACCGTCCGGGTCGGCGTGCTGAAGTTCGGCACGGTGAACTGGGAACTCGACGCGATGAAGCGCAACGGCATCGACGCCAAGCACGGCGTCGACGTCGAGATCATCCCCTTCGCCGGCGAGGACGCCACGGGCATCGCCCTGCAGGGCGGCAGCGTCGACATGATCGTGACCGACTGGCTGTGGGTCTCGCGCCAGCGTGCCGAGGGTGGTCCCTACGTCTTCGCCCCCTATTCGACCTCGGTCGGCGCGCTGATGGTGCCCGGCGACAGTCCGATCCGGACGCTCGCCGACCTGAAGGGAAAGACGCTCGGCGTCGCCGGCGGGCCGCTCGACAAGAACTGGCTTCTCATCCAGGCGCTCGCGACCCGCGACACCGGCACCGACCTCGCCGGCGACGCCCGCATCATCTACGGCGCGCCGCCGCTCCTGGCCGAGAAGGCCCGCAGCGGCGAACTCGACGCCGTCCTGATCTTCTGGAACTACGCCGCCCGCCTCGAGGCCGAAGGCTTTCGCCGGCTCGTCTCGGGTGAAGAGGCCGCCGCAGCCTTTGGTGCAAGCGGCAAGGTGGCGACGATCGGCTATGTCTTCGACGAGGGCTGGGCCACGGCGCATCCCGGCGTCGCGAGCGGTTTTCTCGCCGCATCGAAGGAAACCAAGCAGCTGCTGAAAACGTCCGACGCCGAATGGCAGGCGCTCGCCCCGCTCGTCCAGGCCGAAGACGACGCGACGCTCGCAACCATGCGCGAGCGCTATCGCGAAGGCATCCCCGCCCGCCCCGTGGCCGAGGAGGAAAAGGACACGGCGAAACTCTACCAGGTGCTGGAAGGTCTGGCCGGCGAAAAACTGGTCGGCCCCGGCAAGGTGCTCGATCCCGGCACCTACTGGTCCGGACTGAAGAATGGCTCCTGA
- a CDS encoding GFA family protein has product MTLDNKPHYTGGCQCGAVRFRIDGALGRASICHCRMCQKAFGSFYAPLVAFDWKTQAWTRGAPAYFQSSNHVRRGFCAACGTPLTYEAPTGPALAIGAFDDAEAIAPEIQFGTEAKLAYVDRLAALPARGTMDDEEDHDMLTTLVSYQHPDHDTDDCEYPAGPAA; this is encoded by the coding sequence ATGACGCTCGACAACAAGCCCCACTACACCGGCGGCTGCCAGTGCGGCGCGGTGCGCTTTCGCATCGACGGCGCGCTCGGCCGCGCCTCGATCTGCCATTGCCGCATGTGTCAGAAGGCGTTCGGCAGCTTCTACGCGCCGCTGGTCGCCTTCGACTGGAAAACGCAGGCCTGGACGCGCGGGGCGCCGGCCTATTTCCAGTCGTCCAACCACGTCCGGCGCGGCTTCTGCGCCGCCTGCGGCACGCCGCTCACCTACGAGGCGCCGACAGGTCCAGCGCTCGCGATCGGTGCCTTCGACGATGCCGAGGCCATCGCGCCGGAGATCCAGTTCGGCACGGAGGCCAAGCTCGCCTATGTCGACCGGCTGGCCGCCTTGCCCGCCAGAGGCACGATGGACGACGAGGAAGACCACGACATGCTCACCACCCTCGTCTCCTACCAGCACCCCGACCACGACACCGACGATTGCGAGTATCCGGCGGGGCCCGCCGCATGA
- a CDS encoding ABC transporter ATP-binding protein — protein MTDLSKTAPPFSAAPSGARPPPTPFTEAGSSLPAVPASSPSTAPIDLDVHVAQKRFVSADGTDMLAIDDFAFTAPRGSFTALIGPSGCGKTTALRIILGLDTDFSGHVRRADPAGRIAAVFQEPRLLPWRDVETNVRLALPPERRGDDLSPLFETLGLTEMTKRFPGELSLGLARRVALARAFAIRPALLLLDEPFVSLDEPTAARLRTLLLDVWSARPTTAVMVTHNLREAVELADRIVFLTERPARLRGIHDLPTPRAERDAEWRERTLAMVSALYPGVT, from the coding sequence ATGACCGACCTGTCCAAGACCGCCCCGCCCTTTTCAGCCGCGCCATCCGGCGCCCGGCCCCCGCCCACGCCCTTCACCGAAGCGGGATCGTCGTTACCCGCTGTGCCAGCTTCGTCCCCATCGACGGCGCCCATCGACCTCGACGTCCATGTTGCGCAGAAACGCTTCGTCTCGGCCGACGGCACGGACATGCTGGCGATCGACGATTTCGCCTTCACCGCGCCAAGGGGCAGCTTCACCGCGCTCATCGGCCCTTCCGGCTGCGGCAAGACGACGGCCCTGCGCATCATCCTCGGCCTCGACACGGATTTCTCCGGCCATGTCCGGCGCGCCGATCCCGCGGGGCGCATCGCCGCCGTGTTTCAGGAACCGCGGCTTCTGCCCTGGCGCGACGTCGAGACGAATGTGCGCCTCGCCTTGCCGCCGGAGCGTCGCGGCGACGATCTGTCGCCTCTGTTCGAGACGCTCGGCCTCACCGAGATGACGAAGCGGTTTCCCGGCGAGCTGTCGCTCGGCCTTGCCCGCCGCGTCGCGCTCGCCCGGGCCTTCGCCATCCGCCCGGCCCTCCTCCTCCTCGACGAGCCCTTCGTCTCGCTCGACGAGCCGACGGCGGCACGCCTGCGCACCCTCCTCCTCGACGTCTGGTCGGCCCGCCCGACAACGGCGGTCATGGTCACCCACAACCTGCGCGAAGCGGTGGAACTCGCCGACCGCATCGTCTTCCTCACCGAGCGCCCGGCGCGGCTGCGCGGCATCCACGACCTGCCGACGCCGCGGGCCGAACGCGATGCGGAATGGCGGGAAAGGACGCTGGCAATGGTCAGCGCGCTCTATCCCGGGGTGACCTGA
- a CDS encoding MBL fold metallo-hydrolase, whose translation MTTRRQLLIGAAIAPIALKLSILPAAAQAPASSTTQVVALQRVQAGKAVVTAISDGFLQIDVAYLSNITPEAANTVLAEEFTKASPVTTGVNTYLVTVDGKNILIDTGGAGYAPELGALSAGLAAAGVAASDIDAVLLTHLHVDHIGGLVVDGKAAFPNADLHVHANDVAYFASAEQRAAAPDAFKSFFDLAQAALAAYGDRVKTFTGEVEVVPGIRSRELFGHTPGHCGFVIGEGEDALFIWGDIVHVGPVQMAKPDVGIAFDVDGAMAIATRQRILEEVARDRTRIAGMHISFPGIGHVRKLAAAEGYDFEPSDWTYAIE comes from the coding sequence ATGACCACTCGTCGCCAACTGCTCATCGGCGCGGCCATCGCTCCGATTGCCCTGAAACTGTCGATCCTGCCCGCTGCCGCACAGGCGCCGGCAAGCAGCACCACGCAGGTCGTTGCCTTGCAGCGCGTCCAGGCCGGCAAGGCCGTGGTGACGGCCATTTCCGACGGCTTTCTCCAGATCGATGTCGCCTATCTCTCCAACATCACGCCGGAAGCCGCGAACACGGTACTGGCGGAGGAGTTCACCAAGGCGTCGCCCGTCACCACGGGGGTCAACACCTATCTCGTCACCGTGGACGGGAAGAACATCCTCATCGACACGGGCGGGGCCGGCTACGCGCCGGAACTCGGCGCACTGTCCGCGGGCCTCGCTGCGGCGGGCGTCGCGGCGTCCGACATCGATGCGGTTCTGTTGACGCATCTCCACGTCGACCACATCGGCGGCCTCGTCGTGGACGGAAAGGCGGCCTTCCCGAACGCCGATCTCCACGTTCACGCCAACGACGTCGCCTATTTTGCCAGCGCCGAGCAGAGGGCAGCTGCGCCGGACGCGTTCAAGTCCTTCTTCGACCTGGCGCAGGCAGCGCTGGCCGCCTATGGCGACCGGGTGAAGACGTTTACGGGAGAGGTCGAGGTCGTGCCCGGCATCCGGTCGCGCGAGTTGTTCGGCCATACGCCGGGCCATTGCGGTTTCGTCATCGGCGAGGGCGAGGATGCGCTCTTCATCTGGGGCGACATTGTTCATGTCGGGCCTGTCCAGATGGCCAAGCCCGACGTCGGCATCGCCTTCGACGTCGACGGCGCCATGGCCATCGCGACCCGCCAGCGCATCCTCGAAGAGGTCGCGCGCGATCGCACCCGCATCGCCGGCATGCATATCAGCTTCCCCGGCATCGGACATGTCCGCAAGCTCGCGGCGGCGGAGGGTTACGACTTCGAGCCGTCCGACTGGACCTACGCGATCGAATAG
- a CDS encoding energy-coupling factor transporter transmembrane protein EcfT, with protein MIGSTYVERDSALHRLRPGVKLVALPILGTLLFALPGLVPSAFGLALVLFLYAAAKIPPAVLLRQLRPVALVLAFIFLAQLWIAGLPLATLAVLRFLALILAAALVTLTTRSADMIAALEKGFSFLAFAGVDAAKCSLAISLVIRFFPVIQSVLSEVREAQAARGRSASLFALAAPVVVRTLKLADEVAEAIDARS; from the coding sequence ATGATCGGATCGACCTATGTCGAGCGCGACAGTGCGCTGCACCGGCTGCGGCCAGGGGTGAAACTCGTCGCGCTGCCGATCCTCGGGACGCTGCTCTTCGCCCTGCCCGGCCTCGTCCCCAGCGCTTTCGGTCTCGCCCTGGTCCTTTTCCTCTACGCGGCGGCCAAGATCCCGCCTGCCGTGCTGCTGCGGCAGCTTCGGCCGGTGGCCCTCGTTCTCGCCTTCATCTTTCTCGCCCAGCTGTGGATCGCCGGCCTGCCGCTGGCGACGCTGGCCGTCCTGCGCTTTCTCGCCCTCATCCTCGCCGCCGCGCTGGTGACCCTGACGACGCGCAGCGCCGACATGATCGCGGCGCTGGAGAAAGGCTTCTCCTTCCTCGCCTTCGCCGGGGTGGACGCCGCCAAATGCAGCCTCGCCATCTCCCTCGTCATCCGCTTCTTCCCGGTCATCCAGTCCGTGCTTTCCGAGGTGCGGGAGGCACAGGCGGCGCGCGGCCGCAGTGCCAGCCTGTTCGCGCTTGCCGCTCCGGTGGTGGTGCGGACGCTGAAGCTTGCCGACGAAGTGGCCGAGGCCATCGACGCGCGGTCCTGA
- a CDS encoding ABC transporter permease, with translation MLALLALWWLAASLAQSRLLPTPGAVAFAFWKDARTGELPFHLAMTLMRVGASFVVAMGIGAAIGVGLGLSRTANRFFNPWVILFLNLPALVVIFLLFIWIGTNETAAILAIAINKIPNVVVTIREGAQALDRQLAEMAKVYRFSRRDRLVHVILPQLQPYLAAATRSGLSLIWKIALVVELFGLSSGVGFQIATYFSLSNVAAILAYTLAFVAVMLIVELLVVQPLEARATRWRGRAA, from the coding sequence ATGTTGGCGCTTCTCGCCCTCTGGTGGCTTGCGGCCAGCCTGGCCCAGTCGCGCCTGCTACCGACGCCGGGTGCCGTCGCATTCGCCTTCTGGAAGGACGCCCGCACCGGCGAACTGCCCTTCCACCTCGCGATGACCTTGATGCGCGTCGGCGCCTCCTTCGTCGTCGCGATGGGCATCGGCGCGGCCATCGGCGTGGGGCTCGGCCTCAGCCGCACCGCCAACCGCTTCTTCAATCCCTGGGTGATCCTCTTCCTCAACCTGCCGGCGCTGGTGGTGATCTTTCTCCTGTTCATCTGGATCGGCACGAACGAGACCGCGGCCATCCTGGCGATCGCCATCAACAAGATCCCGAACGTCGTCGTCACCATCCGCGAGGGGGCGCAGGCGCTGGACCGGCAACTGGCCGAGATGGCGAAGGTCTATCGCTTCTCCCGCCGCGACCGCCTCGTCCACGTCATCCTGCCGCAGCTGCAGCCCTATCTCGCCGCCGCGACGCGCTCCGGCCTGTCGCTGATCTGGAAGATCGCGCTCGTCGTCGAGCTCTTCGGCCTGTCGAGCGGCGTCGGCTTTCAGATCGCCACCTATTTCTCGCTCTCCAACGTCGCGGCGATCCTCGCCTACACGCTCGCCTTCGTCGCCGTGATGCTGATCGTCGAGCTTCTCGTCGTGCAGCCGCTGGAAGCCCGCGCGACGCGCTGGCGCGGCCGGGCGGCCTGA
- the pip gene encoding prolyl aminopeptidase translates to MTQTRNIAALSATAVPPSHEPGAAPKAFPPIEPYACGRLDVGDGHALYWELCGNPKGRPAVFLHGGPGSGAGAHHRRLFDPERYNVLLFDQRGSGRSTPVGGLEANTTWHLVADLERLRELIGVETWLLFGGSWGATLALAYAETHPERVSAMILRGVFTGRRQELDWFYRSGASLLFPDRWADFIEPIPEAERGDLIAAFRSRLTDADRDVRARAAAAWAGWEGRTVTLKSGMGAPGASAGDGTIAFARIENHYFLHDLWLEEGQLLRDAGRLAGIPGTIVQGRYDVVTPAATSWALHRAWPEADYRMVEGAGHAFSEPGVLAELLAATHRFSGAPGAAPVLQEEKA, encoded by the coding sequence ATGACACAGACCAGAAACATCGCCGCCCTTTCCGCGACTGCGGTGCCGCCGAGCCATGAACCCGGTGCGGCGCCGAAAGCCTTTCCACCGATCGAGCCCTATGCCTGCGGCCGGCTCGACGTCGGTGACGGCCACGCGCTCTACTGGGAGCTCTGCGGCAATCCGAAAGGGCGCCCGGCCGTGTTCCTGCATGGCGGTCCCGGCAGCGGCGCCGGCGCGCATCATCGCCGCCTGTTCGACCCCGAGCGCTACAACGTCCTTCTCTTCGACCAGCGCGGCAGCGGCCGCTCGACGCCCGTCGGCGGTCTCGAGGCCAACACGACCTGGCACCTCGTCGCCGATCTGGAGCGCCTGCGCGAGTTGATCGGGGTCGAGACCTGGCTCCTCTTCGGCGGCTCCTGGGGCGCGACGCTGGCGCTCGCCTATGCCGAGACGCATCCCGAGCGCGTCTCGGCGATGATCCTGCGCGGCGTCTTCACCGGGCGGCGCCAGGAACTCGACTGGTTCTACCGGAGCGGGGCGAGCCTCCTCTTTCCCGACCGCTGGGCGGATTTCATCGAGCCGATCCCCGAGGCCGAACGCGGCGACCTCATCGCCGCCTTCCGTTCGCGTCTCACCGATGCCGATCGCGACGTCCGCGCCCGTGCCGCCGCGGCCTGGGCCGGCTGGGAGGGACGCACGGTGACGCTGAAGAGCGGCATGGGCGCCCCCGGCGCCAGCGCCGGCGACGGCACCATCGCGTTTGCCCGGATCGAGAACCATTACTTCCTGCACGACCTCTGGCTGGAGGAGGGCCAGCTCCTGCGCGATGCCGGACGTCTCGCCGGCATTCCCGGCACCATCGTCCAGGGCCGCTACGACGTCGTCACCCCGGCAGCGACGAGCTGGGCCCTCCACCGGGCCTGGCCGGAGGCCGACTACCGCATGGTCGAGGGGGCCGGCCACGCTTTTTCCGAACCGGGCGTCCTTGCCGAACTCCTTGCGGCGACGCATCGTTTCTCCGGCGCTCCGGGCGCGGCACCGGTCCTGCAGGAGGAAAAGGCATGA
- a CDS encoding ABC transporter ATP-binding protein: protein MIVLDGVGVSRGGRDVLADLTLTLGEKRIGVIGANGSGKSTFARLLNGLLLPTVGQVLVGGLDTARDGKAVRRKVGFVFQNPDSQIVYPSVGEDLAFGLKGRGLSKPEIAARIAGVLESQGLAGSEGRLIHELSGGERQLVALAGVMVMQPEVLVLDEPTTLLDLRNTSRIATAIAAFPGRLVMVTHDLDLLAAFDRVLVFEEGRLHTDAPPNEAIARYLALCR, encoded by the coding sequence GTGATCGTCCTGGACGGTGTCGGCGTCTCGCGCGGCGGCCGCGACGTCCTCGCCGACCTGACGCTGACGCTTGGCGAAAAGCGCATCGGCGTCATCGGCGCCAACGGCTCGGGCAAGAGCACGTTCGCGCGGCTTCTCAATGGCTTGCTCCTACCGACAGTTGGACAGGTGCTGGTTGGCGGCCTTGATACCGCAAGGGACGGCAAGGCGGTGCGGCGGAAAGTCGGCTTCGTCTTCCAGAACCCCGACAGCCAGATCGTCTACCCCAGCGTCGGCGAGGATCTGGCCTTCGGTCTCAAGGGCCGGGGTCTCTCGAAGCCGGAAATCGCGGCGCGGATCGCCGGTGTGCTGGAGAGCCAAGGGCTGGCCGGCAGCGAAGGTCGGCTGATCCACGAGCTCTCCGGCGGCGAACGGCAGCTGGTGGCGCTGGCCGGTGTCATGGTCATGCAGCCGGAGGTGCTTGTCCTCGACGAGCCGACGACCCTTCTCGACCTGCGCAACACAAGCCGTATCGCAACGGCGATCGCCGCCTTTCCCGGCCGGTTGGTGATGGTGACGCACGATCTTGATCTCCTCGCGGCGTTCGACCGCGTGCTGGTCTTCGAAGAGGGCCGCCTCCACACCGACGCCCCGCCGAATGAGGCCATCGCCCGCTATCTCGCGCTCTGCCGATGA
- a CDS encoding TIGR00730 family Rossman fold protein → MSLIRSICVYCGSSPGRDPSHLRAAEVVGTAMGRAGLGLVYGGGTRGIMGAVSDAVIAAGGKVTGVIPRFLIDMEATESELQRLDELIVTEDMHERKHIMFERSDAFVALPGGIGTLEELIEIMTWGQLGRHKKPVAIANVGGFWDPLSSLLDHMRAEGYIHTAHQVRPLVIDRAEDVIPTLMRVAPAHAEGEAAIIERL, encoded by the coding sequence ATGAGCTTGATTCGATCCATCTGCGTCTATTGCGGCTCCTCTCCCGGCCGCGATCCCTCCCACCTCCGGGCTGCCGAGGTGGTCGGCACCGCCATGGGCCGGGCCGGCCTTGGCCTCGTCTATGGCGGCGGCACGCGCGGCATCATGGGCGCGGTGTCCGACGCGGTGATCGCCGCCGGCGGCAAGGTCACCGGCGTCATTCCGCGCTTCCTGATCGACATGGAGGCGACCGAGAGCGAGCTGCAGCGGCTCGACGAGCTGATCGTCACCGAGGACATGCACGAGCGCAAGCACATCATGTTCGAGCGCTCCGACGCCTTCGTGGCGCTGCCCGGCGGCATCGGCACGCTGGAGGAGCTGATCGAGATCATGACCTGGGGCCAGCTCGGCCGGCACAAGAAGCCCGTCGCCATCGCCAATGTCGGCGGCTTCTGGGACCCGCTGTCCAGCCTTCTCGACCACATGCGCGCCGAGGGCTACATCCACACCGCCCACCAGGTCCGCCCCCTCGTCATCGACCGCGCCGAGGACGTCATCCCCACGCTGATGCGGGTCGCCCCGGCGCATGCCGAGGGCGAAGCGGCGATCATCGAGCGGCTGTAG
- the rarD gene encoding EamA family transporter RarD — protein MAADTSEQSRGFVFATSAYLIWGLMLPAFMKLLGDVPALEIVAHRIVWAVPFAALILWWLGGLANLGPIFRSPRTLLLASVTASIISVNWGVYVYAILTDRTLDAALGYYINPLVNVVMGAIFLGERPTRWQGVAIALAALAVAVLTVQAGGLPWISLVLAFSFGTYGLLRKILPIGPTEGFFVEVVLLSVPCLAYIAWTLSAGTSHFVSNPSEAWLLICAGPLTAIPLILFAAGAKRLDYSTIGILQYIAPTALFFTAVFAFGEPFSAWQGVAFALIWVAVVIYVWSLVAGARARRERAVTAGAETCPS, from the coding sequence ATGGCCGCAGACACTTCCGAACAGTCTCGCGGATTCGTCTTCGCGACCTCAGCCTACCTGATCTGGGGGCTGATGCTACCGGCCTTCATGAAGCTTCTCGGCGACGTGCCGGCGCTGGAGATCGTGGCGCATCGCATCGTCTGGGCCGTGCCCTTCGCGGCCCTGATCCTCTGGTGGCTCGGGGGCCTCGCCAATCTCGGACCGATCTTCCGCTCGCCGCGCACACTCCTTCTCGCCAGCGTCACCGCCAGCATCATCTCGGTGAACTGGGGCGTCTATGTCTACGCCATTCTCACCGACCGCACGCTCGACGCCGCGCTCGGCTACTACATCAACCCGCTCGTCAACGTCGTGATGGGGGCGATCTTCCTCGGCGAGCGGCCGACGCGCTGGCAGGGCGTGGCGATCGCGCTCGCGGCGCTCGCCGTCGCCGTGCTGACGGTCCAGGCCGGCGGCCTGCCCTGGATCTCTCTCGTCCTCGCCTTCTCCTTCGGCACCTATGGCCTGCTCCGCAAGATCCTGCCGATCGGGCCGACGGAAGGCTTCTTCGTCGAGGTCGTGCTTCTCTCGGTGCCGTGCCTTGCCTACATCGCCTGGACGCTCAGTGCGGGCACCAGTCATTTCGTCAGCAATCCCAGCGAAGCCTGGCTGCTGATCTGTGCCGGACCGCTGACGGCGATCCCGCTGATCCTATTTGCCGCGGGCGCAAAGCGGCTTGACTACTCGACCATCGGCATCCTGCAGTACATCGCGCCGACGGCGCTGTTCTTCACCGCCGTCTTCGCTTTCGGCGAACCATTCTCGGCATGGCAGGGCGTCGCCTTCGCGCTGATCTGGGTGGCGGTGGTGATCTATGTCTGGTCGCTCGTCGCCGGCGCCCGGGCCCGCCGCGAACGCGCCGTGACGGCGGGTGCGGAGACATGTCCGAGCTGA
- a CDS encoding NAD(P)-dependent alcohol dehydrogenase: MKAMALGSPAGLDTITLADHADPGQPKAGEIRVALHGASLNFHDLGVATGRMPSETGRILLADGAGVVESVGAGVTEFKAGDSVVSCFFPDWQDGTPTIGNFARTPGDGIDGFAQEFVVLPATAFTHAPKGYDAVEAATITTAGLTAWRALVTDGQLKAGDTVLLLGTGGVSIWALQIAKAFGARVAITSSSDEKLERAKALGADFTLNYRSQPAWGKAIWDWTGGRGVDHVVEVGGPGTLPQSIEAVRVGGHISLIGVLTGGAGEVPTAALMGKQARLQGLIVGSRREQQDFVRALEVTGIRPVIDRRFGLEELAEAFRYEEGASHFGKIGIAW; the protein is encoded by the coding sequence ATGAAAGCCATGGCTCTCGGCTCCCCCGCCGGACTGGACACGATCACGCTTGCAGACCACGCCGACCCCGGCCAGCCCAAGGCGGGCGAGATCCGCGTCGCGCTGCACGGCGCTTCGCTCAATTTCCACGACCTCGGCGTCGCCACGGGCCGGATGCCGTCCGAAACCGGTCGCATCCTCCTGGCCGACGGCGCGGGCGTCGTCGAGAGCGTCGGTGCCGGCGTGACGGAGTTCAAGGCAGGCGACAGCGTCGTCTCCTGCTTCTTCCCGGACTGGCAGGACGGCACGCCGACCATCGGCAACTTCGCCCGCACGCCCGGCGACGGCATCGACGGATTCGCGCAGGAATTCGTCGTCCTTCCCGCGACCGCCTTCACCCACGCGCCCAAGGGCTACGACGCGGTGGAAGCCGCGACGATCACCACGGCCGGGCTTACAGCCTGGCGGGCCCTCGTCACCGACGGACAGCTGAAGGCCGGCGACACCGTGCTGCTGCTCGGCACCGGCGGCGTCTCGATCTGGGCGCTGCAGATCGCCAAGGCGTTTGGCGCGCGCGTCGCCATCACCTCCTCGTCCGACGAGAAGCTCGAGCGGGCGAAAGCCCTCGGTGCCGACTTCACGCTGAACTACCGGTCGCAGCCGGCCTGGGGCAAGGCCATCTGGGACTGGACAGGCGGTCGCGGCGTCGACCACGTCGTCGAGGTCGGCGGTCCCGGCACGCTGCCGCAGTCGATCGAGGCCGTGCGCGTCGGCGGGCACATCTCGCTGATCGGCGTCCTGACGGGCGGCGCCGGCGAGGTGCCGACGGCAGCCCTCATGGGCAAGCAGGCGCGCCTGCAGGGTCTCATCGTCGGAAGCCGACGCGAGCAGCAGGATTTCGTCCGCGCCCTGGAAGTGACGGGCATCCGTCCCGTCATCGACCGCCGCTTCGGCCTCGAGGAACTGGCGGAAGCCTTCCGCTACGAGGAAGGCGCGAGCCATTTCGGCAAGATCGGCATCGCCTGGTAG